One Thiocapsa bogorovii DNA segment encodes these proteins:
- a CDS encoding trypsin-like serine peptidase, with the protein MRAELDAFTALAESGERDYALVGPDDNRVHETRTRRFPYNTICHLGRDFGDGLWRGCSGALIGPRHVLTAAHCLYSLKLQRPPVRVRVAPGRADRDRFPFGTQLAIEGYVPRGFIQARSTSARRPYDYGLLVLPRPFPGISRFLSLRVLTDAQLKRLETGAPLTVAGYPADRPIGSLWWHSERLRRFTPQRLLYTVDTCPGHSGSPIWATLAGVPAVVGIHTSGILDERGRSYGCAKGTILAPPGRLNSGVRVTAEVAANLRDPRRTLAGRSPMIRVL; encoded by the coding sequence ATGCGCGCGGAGCTGGATGCCTTCACGGCATTGGCCGAATCGGGCGAGCGCGACTATGCGCTGGTCGGGCCCGACGACAACCGGGTTCACGAGACCCGCACGCGGCGCTTTCCGTACAACACCATCTGCCATCTCGGGCGCGATTTCGGCGACGGCCTGTGGCGCGGGTGCAGCGGCGCGCTGATCGGGCCGCGCCACGTCCTGACCGCGGCGCACTGCCTCTACAGCCTGAAATTGCAGCGCCCGCCCGTGCGTGTGCGCGTGGCTCCGGGGCGAGCCGATCGCGACCGGTTCCCGTTCGGCACTCAACTGGCGATCGAGGGCTATGTGCCGCGAGGCTTCATCCAGGCACGCTCGACCTCCGCCCGTCGCCCCTACGACTACGGCCTCTTGGTGTTGCCCCGGCCCTTCCCCGGGATCTCGCGCTTCCTTTCGCTGCGGGTCTTGACCGATGCGCAGTTAAAGCGCCTCGAAACGGGTGCGCCCCTGACCGTGGCCGGCTACCCGGCCGATCGCCCGATCGGCAGCCTCTGGTGGCACAGCGAGCGGCTGCGTCGTTTCACCCCGCAGCGCCTGCTCTACACGGTGGATACCTGTCCCGGTCACAGCGGCAGCCCGATTTGGGCAACCCTCGCCGGCGTGCCCGCGGTCGTCGGAATTCATACCTCGGGGATCCTCGACGAGCGTGGTCGCTCCTATGGCTGCGCGAAGGGCACCATCCTGGCACCGCCCGGCAGACTAAACAGCGGCGTGCGCGTGACCGCCGAGGTCGCCGCG
- a CDS encoding DUF4438 family protein, translated as MNLSELVMVAVAGEIVPPTQGSSPYRIGRDGVPRVVPGPGGIVISHRVGDPCVGLAADHLEPGVAVESRQRALKGKPNAANLALNTYACVGNAARVLTGPCTDQKGTVTGKHGGIDHVLIDFPDSVLRRLRIGDRIQIYSHGLGLRLPEHPELTLYNCSPLLIRRWGLRSAPDRLRVPVTHLLPAGIIGSGIGRDNSCRGDGDIQLSDPQVRRRFRLDRLRFGDLVAIRGADHRYGRTLRRGYTTIGVVVHGDSLKSGHGPGVVSLITGPARSLEPVHEANANLARILDLRKEGQTGRRPEQRRTIGQSERLDRLALAFM; from the coding sequence ATGAATCTAAGCGAGCTGGTCATGGTCGCGGTCGCGGGAGAGATCGTCCCGCCGACCCAGGGCAGCAGCCCCTACCGGATCGGCCGCGACGGGGTACCGCGGGTGGTTCCGGGACCGGGCGGGATCGTGATCAGCCACCGGGTCGGCGACCCGTGCGTCGGCCTGGCGGCCGATCATCTGGAGCCAGGCGTCGCGGTCGAGAGCCGCCAGCGCGCCCTCAAGGGGAAGCCGAATGCAGCCAATCTGGCGCTGAACACCTACGCCTGTGTGGGCAACGCGGCGCGCGTGCTGACGGGCCCCTGCACGGACCAGAAGGGCACGGTGACGGGCAAGCACGGCGGGATCGACCACGTCCTGATCGACTTTCCGGATTCGGTCCTCCGGCGTCTGCGCATCGGCGACCGGATTCAGATCTACTCGCACGGTCTAGGGCTGCGGCTGCCGGAGCATCCCGAGTTGACGCTCTACAACTGCTCCCCGCTCCTGATCCGCCGCTGGGGATTGCGCTCGGCGCCGGACCGGTTGAGGGTGCCGGTCACGCATCTGCTGCCCGCCGGGATCATCGGTTCCGGGATCGGTCGCGACAATAGCTGTCGCGGCGACGGGGATATTCAATTGTCCGATCCGCAGGTGCGCCGACGCTTTCGACTCGATCGTCTTCGCTTCGGCGACCTGGTGGCGATCCGGGGTGCCGACCATCGCTACGGGCGCACCCTGCGTCGCGGCTATACGACGATCGGCGTGGTCGTGCACGGCGACAGTCTCAAGAGCGGGCACGGACCCGGTGTGGTCAGCCTCATCACCGGACCGGCGCGCTCGCTCGAGCCGGTGCATGAGGCGAACGCCAACCTGGCGAGGATTCTCGATCTGCGCAAGGAGGGGCAGACTGGGCGCCGACCGGAGCAGAGGCGCACGATCGGCCAATCGGAGCGACTGGACCGGCTCGCTTTGGCGTTCATGTGA